In Phoenix dactylifera cultivar Barhee BC4 chromosome 11, palm_55x_up_171113_PBpolish2nd_filt_p, whole genome shotgun sequence, the following are encoded in one genomic region:
- the LOC103705176 gene encoding agglutinin-like, translating to MSIINTSAPSNEILIKLGARGNLPLGVEKWDEVFNGKLRQILISHGDAINSIQVSYTDGSGTLILAPRHGGDGDKFDCVDLESWETLTMVPGYYGPVRGNNAGAAVRSLTFGTNGATYGPFGIEEGTPFRFNIPSGVSFGGFHGGSDSGYLRAIGIYIRSIARYHLEPLPERVSFSRSTYNVYYY from the exons ATG TCTATTATAAATACATCCGCTCCCAGCAACGAGATTCTTATCAAGCTTGGTGCCCGAGGGAATCTGCCGCTTGGAGTTGAGAAATGGGATGAGGTGTTCAATGGAAAGCTCAGGCAGATTCTAATTTCGCATGGAgatgccatcaactccatccaaGTGTCATATACTGACGGATCAGGGACATTAATTCTTGCTCCCAGGCATGGAGGAGATGGAGATAAATTCGATTGT GTTGATCTAGAGTCCTGGGAGACTCTGACCATGGTGCCGGGATACTACGGGCCCGTGAGAGGAAACAATGCAGGTGCTGCTGTAAGATCGCTCACTTTTGGCACCAATGGAGCCACGTATGGACCGTTCGGCATCGAGGAGGGGACACCATTTCGTTTCAATATTCCTTCTGGTGTTTCTTTCGGGGGTTTCCATGGGGGTTCCGATAGCGGCTATCTTCGTGCGATCGGCATATACATCAGATCCATCGCTAGATATCATCTCGAGCCATTACCCGAACGAGTTAGTTTTTCACGCTCCACTTATAATGTATATTATTATTAG
- the LOC113462173 gene encoding jacalin-related lectin 3-like has protein sequence MSIINTSVPNNEILIKLGARGNLSLGVEKWDEVYHGRLRQILISHGDAINSIQVSYTDGSGRLVLAPRHGGYGEKFDCVDLESWETLTMVGGYYGPLRGNNAGIVRSLAFGTNGATYGPFGIEEGTPFRFNIPSGVRFWGFHGGSDSRYLHAIGIYIKSMARYYLAPKPERVSFSRSTRSVPWM, from the exons ATG TCTATTATAAATACATCCGTTCCCAACAATGAGATTCTTATCAAGCTCGGTGCCCGAGGGAATCTTTCGCTTGGAGTTGAGAAGTGGGATGAGGTGTACCATGGTAGGCTCAGGCAGATTCTAATTTCGCATGGAgatgccatcaactccatccaaGTGTCTTATACTGACGGATCAGGCAGATTAGTTCTTGCACCCAGGCATGGAGGATATGGAGAAAAATTCGATTGT GTTGATCTAGAGTCCTGGGAGACTCTGACCATGGTGGGGGGATACTACGGGCCCCTGAGAGGAAACAATGCAGGCATTGTAAGATCCCTCGCTTTTGGCACCAATGGAGCCACGTATGGACCGTTCGGCATCGAGGAGGGGACACCATTTCGTTTCAATATTCCTTCTGGTGTTAGGTTCTGGGGTTTCCATGGGGGTTCCGATAGCCGCTATCTTCATGCGATTGGCATATATATCAAATCCATGGCAAGATACTATCTCGCGCCAAAGCCCGAACGAGTTTCTTTCTCACGCTCCACTCGTTCGGTGCCGTGGAtgtag
- the LOC103705177 gene encoding inactive protein RESTRICTED TEV MOVEMENT 1-like yields MSIINTSAPSNEILIKLGARGNLSPGVDKWDEVYNGRLRQILISHGVAINSIQVSYTAPSGALVLAPRHGGDGDKFDCVDLESWEALTMVQGYYGPLRGNNAGVVRSLTFGTNGATYGPFGIEEGIPFRFNIPPGVGFGGFHGCSDSRYLHAIGIYIKSMARYHLAPKPERVSFSRSTYSVEY; encoded by the exons ATG TCTATTATAAATACATCCGCTCCCAGCAATGAGATTCTTATCAAGCTCGGTGCCCGAGGGAATCTTTCGCCTGGAGTTGACAAGTGGGATGAGGTGTACAATGGTAGGCTCAGGCAGATTCTAATTTCGCATGgagttgccatcaactccatccaaGTGTCATATACTGCCCCTTCAGGAGCATTAGTTCTTGCTCCCAGGCATGGAGGAGACGGAGATAAATTCGATTGT GTTGATCTAGAGTCCTGGGAGGCTCTGACCATGGTGCAGGGATACTACGGGCCCCTGAGAGGAAACAATGCAGGTGTTGTAAGATCCCTCACTTTCGGCACCAATGGAGCCACGTATGGACCGTTCGGCATCGAGGAGGGGATACCCTTTCGTTTCAATATTCCTCCTGGTGTTGGCTTCGGGGGTTTCCATGGGTGCTCCGATAGCCGCTATCTGCATGCGATTGGCATATATATCAAATCCATGGCTAGATATCATCTCGCGCCAAAACCTGAACGAGTTTCCTTCTCACGCTCCACTTATTCGGTGGAGTATTAG
- the LOC103705216 gene encoding putative pentatricopeptide repeat-containing protein At5g52630 encodes MKSRRLPPPLSLSKTLSTGISRSLQTAAKSLLEEQNAATAAVPPSRLPPSHLSSPPPPPFYSLSAAAADSHPISGAQLTKSGFSSVPLVRRHLLPLRPDSRSPDLARKVFDVIPHPDLVSWSALISNYVRGGLTREALLAFQKMQSLGIRSNEFTLPTVLKACSASSDFIAGTQIHAVAIVTGFESDAFVANTLIVMYARFGLLSDSRKLFDGIAGRNVVSWNAMLAGHVKNDRCEEAVGLFSEMAMSGIRPNEFGFSCVLNACTGSQDLRHGREVHGYLTRLGYDSDPFTANALVDMYAKLGNIEAAATVFKGIARPDIVSWNAIIAGCVLHGHDSWALKLFLDMRHSGMLPNVFTLSSILKACAGTGMLFLGQQIQGNLIKSGSDSDMFVGVGIVDMYAKCDHLGDARKAFDLIPEQDLISWNALISGCSHSGSDQEALSLFSKMRMEGLSFNRTTLSAVLKSIASLRATNVNKEVHALALKAGFLSDPHVANGLIDAYGKCNCIEEAAGIFREHPFGDVVAFTSIITAYSLSGQGEEAMKLFYEMLNRELKPDSFALSSLLNACASLSAYEQGKQIHVHVLKMGFMSDVFSGNALVNMYAKCGSIEDASLAFSEVPERGVVSWSAMIGGLAQHGHGKEALNLFHKMLDEGVAPNHITLTSVLSACNHAGLVDEAEQYFESMVELFGIERTHEHYACMVDLLGRAGRLNEAMELVDSMPFEANASVWGALLGASRVHRNIELGRKAAEMLFSLEPEKSGTHVLLANIYASAGMWDDVAKARRLMKDSSVKKEPGMSWMEVKDRVYTFIVGDRSHERTTEIYAKLEELGELMNKSGYVPMVEIDLHDVEQSEKEVLLSHHSEKLAVAFGLISTPAGAPIRVKKNLRVCKDCHTAFKFISKIVSREIIIRDINRFHHFRDGSCSCGDYW; translated from the coding sequence ATGAAATCGCGgcgcctccctcctcctctatcCCTTTCCAAGACGCTCTCCACCGGCATTTCTCGCTCTCTCCAAACCGCCGCCAAATCTCTCCTGGAAGAGCAAAACGCTGCCACGGCCGCCGTCCCCCCATCGCGCCTCCCCCCTTCCCACCTCTCCTCGCCGCCTCCGCCCCCGTTTTACTCgctctccgccgccgccgccgactCTCATCCGATCTCCGGCGCCCAACTCACCAAGTCCGGCTTCTCCTCCGTCCCTCTCGTCCGCCGCCATCTCCTCCCTCTTCGCCCCGATTCCCGCTCCCCCGACCTCGCCCGCAAGGTCTTCGACGTAATACCCCACCCGGACCTTGTCTCATGGTCCGCTCTCATCTCCAACTACGTCCGCGGTGGCCTCACCCGCGAGGCCCTcctggccttccaaaagatgcaaTCTTTAGGTATCCGGAGCAACGAGTTCACCCTTCCGACCGTTCTCAAGGCCTGCTCGGCCTCCTCGGACTTCATTGCTGGCACCCAAATCCATGCTGTCGCGATCGTCACTGGGTTCGAATCCGACGCCTTCGTCGCCAACACCCTCATTGTCATGTACGCCAGATTCGGCCTCCTCTCAGACTCCCGGAAGCTGTTCGACGGCATTGCTGGTCGGAATGTGGTTTCCTGGAATGCAATGCTGGCGGGACATGTTAAGAATGATCGGTGCGAGGAGGCAGTTGGGCTGTTTAGTGAGATGGCGATGAGTGGAATTAGGCCGAACGAGTTTGGGTTCTCATGTGTTTTGAATGCTTGCACGGGCTCGCAGGATTTACGTCATGGGAGAGAAGTTCATGGTTACCTCACTAGGCTTGGGTATGACTCAGACCCTTTTACTGCCAATGCACTGGTGGATATGTATGCAAAGTTGGGGAATATTGAGGCTGCAGCCACAGTTTTCAAGGGGATAGCTCGGCCTGATATTGTTTCATGGAATGCTATCATTGCTGGATGTGTTCTTCATGGGCATGATAGCTGGGCCTTAAAGTTGTTCTTGGATATGAGGCACTCTGGAATGCTTCCAAACGTGTTCACTTTGTCGAGTATTCTGAAGGCTTGTGCTGGGACAGGGATGTTATTTCTGGGACAGCAGATACAGGGCAATCTGATCAAGTCTGGCTCCGATTCAGACATGTTCGTGGGTGTTGGGATTGTTGATATGTATGCCAAATGCGATCATTTAGGAGATGCGAGGAAAGCTTTTGATTTGATTCCTGAGCAGGATTTGATTTCATGGAATGCTTTGATCTCGGGATGCTCGCACAGCGGGAGTGACCAGGAGGCCCTGTCTCTCTTCTCTAAGATGAGGATGGAAGGTTTGAGCTTTAATCGGACCACATTGTCAGCAGTTCTTAAATCTATCGCAAGCTTACGAGCTACCAATGTGAATAAAGAAGTTCATGCCCTTGCTCTCAAGGCAGGATTTTTATCAGATCCTCATGTTGCAAATGGTCTTATTGATGCATATGGGAAGTGTAATTGCATAGAGGAGGCAGCAGGAATTTTCAGGGAACACCCATTTGGAGATGTGGTGGCTTTCACATCTATTATTACGGCTTACTCTCTGAGTGGGCAAGGGGAGGAAGCTATGAAACTTTTCTATGAGATGCTAAACCGGGAGCTTAAGCCAGATTCATTTGCCTTAAGTAGCCTCCTCAATGCTTGTGCTAGTTTATCTGCATATGAGCAAGGGAAACAAATACATGTTCATGTGCTGAAGATGGGGTTCATGTCTGATGTGTTTTCTGGGAATGCACTCGTCAATATGTATGCCAAGTGTGGGAGCATAGAGGATGCATCCTTAGCTTTTTCTGAGGTACCCGAGAGGGGGGTTGTCTCATGGTCTGCGATGATTGGAGGGCTTGCACAACATGGGCACGGGAAGGAGGCATTAAATTTGTTCCATAAGATGCTTGATGAGGGTGTTGCTCCAAACCATATCACTTTGACTAGCGTTCTTTCTGCATGCAATCACGCTGGTCTTGTTGATGAGGCAGAACAGTATTTTGAGTCGATGGTAGAGCTGTTTGGCATTGAACGGACTCACGAGCATTATGCTTGCATGGTCGACCTTCTTGGCCGTGCTGGGAGACTGAATGAGGCAATGGAGCTTGTAGATAGCATGCCTTTTGAAGCCAATGCTTCAGTGTGGGGAGCACTCCTGGGGGCATCCAGAGTGCATAGGAATATAGAATTGGGTAGGAAAGCGGCCGAGATGCTCTTTTCTCTTGAGCCAGAGAAGTCTGGAACCCATGTTCTTCTTGCTAATATATATGCTTCTGCCGGTATGTGGGATGATGTTGCCAAGGCGAGAAGGTTGATGAAAGATAGCAGCGTGAAGAAAGAGCCTGGCATGAGTTGGATGGAGGTGAAGGACAGAGTGTACACTTTCATTGTGGGAGACAGAAGCCACGAAAGGACTACTGAAATATATGCTAAGCTAGAAGAATTGGGTGAATTGATGAACAAATCCGGGTATGTTCCTATGGTAGAGATCGACCTTCATGATGTGGAGCAAAGTGAAAAAGAGGTGCTCCTTTCTCATCATAGTGAGAAGCTTGCTGTTGCATTTGGGTTGATTAGTACTCCGGCTGGAGCCCCCATCAGAGTGAAGAAAAATCTCCGCGTGTGTAAGGATTGTCACACGGCATTCAAGTTCATCAGCAAGATTGTTTCAAGGGAGATTATCATAAGAGATATCAATCGTTTCCATCATTTCAGGGATGGGTCATGTTCTTGTGGTGATTATTGGTGA